The genome window CCAGAACGACCAGCCAGGCGAAGTGCGCATGCGGAATGTCACCGTCGAAGAGAATATCGATCGCCGGAACTATCGCCAGAGCGACAACATCGATTTCCGCGATGGTGATGTAGAGAGCAGCATCTATTACGAAACACCCGATTTCGAAGGCAATGCGATGTACGATTGGGGCAAGACCACTCTCGTGAACGACAGGAGCCGGGTGTATAAGGGAGCATCTTGGGCCGATCGCATCTATTGGGCTGGTCCTGCCACACGCCGCCATCTTGATGAACGGCAGAGCACTTCAACCATCGGATTCCGATGCGCCATGACGCGGGTTGGAAGTCCCAAGGGCCTCGGAGACGATAAGCGCCGCAAGAAGCTCGATCAAGCGAAGAAGCTCTGACCGCCTGCTCGTCCGCATACATTCGACCCCCGGCTGAGTCCGGGGGTCTTTCATTCAATGATAAACGCGAATACGCTGCATCGATGTTTCCTGGAATCAACCGGAGCATGCACTGATACCAGGGCCATTGCTCCTGGCTGCATGTTCTTCGCATTGAAGGGTCCGCGCTTCAACGCTAATGCGCTGGCGTCGGAAGCACTCGAGAAGGGCGCGCGTTTCGCAGTCGTTGACGAGCCGGAATTCGCCACGGACGAGCGTTGCATCCTGGTGCCTGACGTGCTGGCCGCGTTGCAGGAACTTGGTCGGTACCATAGAAGGCAGTTCGGTTTTCCCGTGCTCGCCATTACCGGCTCGAACGGGAAGACCACGACGAAAGAGCTGGTGCATGCTGTTCTTTCCACCGATCGATGCACCCTGGCCACAGAAGGCAATCTGAACAATCACATTGGTGTGCCCTTGACCCTGCTCCGCGCGAATAAGGACCATTCATTCGCCATCATCGAAATGGGCGCCAACAAGCCCGGTGACATCGCTGAGCTGATGTCAATAGCCGAACCCACCCACGGGGTCATCACCAACATCGGTAAAGCGCACCTGGAAGGATTCGGAGGCCTTGACGGCGTTGTACGCGCGAAGACGGAGCTTTTCCGCTGGTTGGCCGGACATGGCGGGGCCGTATTGGTCAATGCGGACGATGCATTGCTCATGCGGGAGGCTGGGGGCTTTGAGAAGTGCATCACCTACGGCAACGGTCAGGCCTGCCGAACGCAAGGCGGCTTGCTCGACTCCGGATCTTGTTTGTCGCTATGGTTTCGGGGGGTGAGTGGCGAACGTTTCGAAGCACGAACGCAGCTAATTGGGTCTTATAATCTGCCCAATGCACTGGCCGCCATTGCCGTTGGCCAGGCATTCGGAGTCCCGGACAGATTGATTGCGCGAGCCTTGGAGATGTATTCACCCGGGAATAACCGATCGCAGTGGAAGGATACCGGACGCAATCAGCTTATCATGGATGCCTACAATGCGAATCCTTCCAGTGTGGAGGTTGCATTGCGGAATTTCGCTTCCATGGAAACCGATCGGCCGAAGCTCGCCGTGCTCGGAGATATGCTCGAACTCGGGCCCGAGGGCAAAGGCGAGCATGTTCGAATGGCAGAATTGTGTGATTCACTGGCCCTGCCGGTTGTGTTCGTTGGGCCCCTTTACGCCGAAGCAGTCGGGGAAGGTGCTTTCAAGGACATCAATGCCCTGCTTGCGTCATGGGCTGGTTCTGCACCTAGGGACATGCTCATAATGCTCAAGGGTTCGCGCGGGATGCGATTGGAGCAGTTAGTTCCCTTGCTCTGAGCGCAAGGTTTGCAGGGCTCGCCGAAGGTCCAGGCACCAACGGACGAACCGAAGACCAGTAAACGATGATCGCCGGAAACCCTTGCTATTGCAAAGGCTCCGGCGATGCGGCGTAGCCCGTAGGGGAATCGAACCCCTGTTTCATCCGTGAAAGGGACGCGTCCTAACCCCTAGACGAACGGGCCATGATGAAAATTCCCCGGAGGGGGCGCAAATGTAAACAGACGGCTGAAACCGCAATGCACTTCAGGTCGGATCGTCCAAGTCGCTCTGGAAGCGGAAGCCGAGGCGCTTGCCCGTGCTGATGGTGAGGTTGGCATTGAGCTCGTTCATTTCGCTCACCGTAACCTGATTCACTTGATCGTAAGGCGGAGCGAGCAGATCGAATTCCAGCACATAGAGCACCACGGAGAGCAGTACATCCTTGATCCGGCTGCGCTCCAGGTCATTGGCTTCCAGGTCGTCGTAGAGGAAGCCGAGCTGGCGCTTGCCTTGCACGAAGAACTTGTTGTCCCGGTTGAGGAATAGGCGGGCCACGAGGTACCCTAGATCTCGCTCCCGATTGTATTTGAATGAGTCGCTCAGGAAATTGTACATGTTCACCACGCCGAAATAGCCGCGCAGTCATCCTCCTCCAGGTAGCTCGTCTTCCACAGGCTGTGGCTCTGGTCAAGCTTGAAGACGTTGGTGTGCATGTGGAAGATGACCACATCCCCAGCGACCCGCAGTTCGCACGCCGTTGCTCCCTTATCAGTGAAAGCCACGGCGAGTCGCTCGTCGTGGGCCTTCACCTGCGCTTCCAGGTCGCCCGCGATCTCTTGCAGGAGTTCCTTGACCAGCTCGAACAATTGGGCGGTGTTCCGATAGACATCCTGCTTCATGCAGGATTTGGTGCGCAGCAGGCCCAGGATCAGGTCACGCGCATCCGGTGCTGTCTTCTGCTTGCTCATGCTAGTAGGCTCTTGCGAAGATGACGCGGCGAGCGCTTGCCTTCCCGCTCACCATGCATGTGCCGGGAGCACCATCGCCGTCGAGCGGGATGCACCGGATGGTGGCCTTGGTCTCTTCCTTCACGCGGGCTTCCGTCTCCGGGGTGCCATCCCAGTGCGCGAGAAGGAACCCGCCCTTCTCGATCTCGACCTTGAATTCATCGTAGG of Flavobacteriales bacterium contains these proteins:
- the murF gene encoding UDP-N-acetylmuramoyl-tripeptide--D-alanyl-D-alanine ligase; amino-acid sequence: MFFALKGPRFNANALASEALEKGARFAVVDEPEFATDERCILVPDVLAALQELGRYHRRQFGFPVLAITGSNGKTTTKELVHAVLSTDRCTLATEGNLNNHIGVPLTLLRANKDHSFAIIEMGANKPGDIAELMSIAEPTHGVITNIGKAHLEGFGGLDGVVRAKTELFRWLAGHGGAVLVNADDALLMREAGGFEKCITYGNGQACRTQGGLLDSGSCLSLWFRGVSGERFEARTQLIGSYNLPNALAAIAVGQAFGVPDRLIARALEMYSPGNNRSQWKDTGRNQLIMDAYNANPSSVEVALRNFASMETDRPKLAVLGDMLELGPEGKGEHVRMAELCDSLALPVVFVGPLYAEAVGEGAFKDINALLASWAGSAPRDMLIMLKGSRGMRLEQLVPLL